One Pelodiscus sinensis isolate JC-2024 chromosome 24, ASM4963464v1, whole genome shotgun sequence DNA segment encodes these proteins:
- the LOC112547694 gene encoding uncharacterized protein LOC112547694 isoform X1, translating into MTLSQSHLGTMAFIPPRTDTLFWFLLLASCFNLSPGRKIAYQVRLTPIDSFKTDSMKSRRSKPDIIIMPKEPEELLTSRMHQSNEEINQKMLKILQDLEPAEVIPRKLLALKNLQEIIAQKKENTYVYSDVSKKIRQTSEKRIPLKKRRKRLIIAKSILRAARNDSWIFRKYNKTQICVIENKQTRKGNIQKQDRNIKFRNQNQTPKCVRGLYLGANKAENQQTLKYTKNNKNRKANWRKNNSTSNAKKEQMLVLKERRKREIHIQKRVKVFKNPVDHDNSSICFSVYVTLDTVQSKLSKRLRRNLIGFRRNTRETSLNNFLQKFGDFLKHLPKHKTLGNEKVTGIDISIKIKKSRNDSHFPIRTQKPNINILILSKSTSQPPGILSIPKHMGTAEKKRKMSHEKPWKIPHSVSLHKIKHNSEHKFKLNTFKTNEQNSKQ; encoded by the exons GCCGCAAGATTGCTTATCAG GTCAGATTAACACCAATTGACAGCTTTAAAACTGATTCAATGAAGTCAAGAAGATCTAAACCCGATATTATCATAATGCCAAAGGAACCAG AGGAATTATTGACATCACGTATGCACCAGAGCAATGAAGAAATTAATCAAAAGATGTTGAAGATTCTGCAAGATTTGGAACCAGCAGAAGTAATACCTAGGAAACTGTTAGCTTTGAAG aatcTTCAGGAGATCATTGCTCAGAAAAAGGAAAATACTTATGTATACTCAGATGTTTCAAAGAAGATTAGGCAGACTTCTGAAAAAAGAATACCTTTGAAAAAAAGAAGGAAGAGATTAATTATAGCAAAGTCAATACTAAGGGCTGCAAGAAATGATAGTTGGATATTCAGAAAATATAATAAAACACAAATATGTGTGATAGAAAACAAACAGACCAGGAAAGGCAATATTCAGAAACAAGATAGGAATATAAAATTTAGAAATCAGAACCAAACTCCTAAATGTGTCAGAGGATTATATCTTGGTGCTAACAAAGCTGAAAACCAACAAACATTAAAATatactaaaaataataaaaacagaaaagcTAACTGGAGAAAAAATAACTCAACTAGTAATGCCAAGAAAGAGCAAATGTTAGTActgaaggaaagaagaaaaagagaaatacACATACAGAAAAGAgtaaaggtttttaaaaatccagtaGATCATGATAACTCATCCATCTGTTTCTCAGTTTATGTTACACTAGATACTGTTCAGAGTAAATTATCAAAAAGACTAAGGAGAAACCTAATTGGTTTTAGAAGAAATACAAGAGAAACATCTTTGAATAATTTCTTGCAGAAATTTGGTGATTTTCTTAAACACCTTCCAAAACACAAAACACTTGGTAATGAAAAAGTTACAGGCATTGATAttagtattaaaataaaaaaatcccgaAATGACTCTCATTTTCCCATACGAACACAAAAACCaaacataaatattttaatattatcAAAAAGTACTTCTCAGCCTCCAGGAATACTGTCCATCCCAAAACATATGGGAAcagctgaaaagaaaagaaagatgtCACATGAGAAACCTTGGAAAATTCCTCATTCTGTTTCTTTGCATAAAATAAAGCATAATTCTGAGCATAAATTCAAACTCAAtacttttaaaacaaatgaacagaATAGTAAACAATAA
- the LOC112547694 gene encoding uncharacterized protein LOC112547694 isoform X2, producing the protein MKSRRSKPDIIIMPKEPEELLTSRMHQSNEEINQKMLKILQDLEPAEVIPRKLLALKNLQEIIAQKKENTYVYSDVSKKIRQTSEKRIPLKKRRKRLIIAKSILRAARNDSWIFRKYNKTQICVIENKQTRKGNIQKQDRNIKFRNQNQTPKCVRGLYLGANKAENQQTLKYTKNNKNRKANWRKNNSTSNAKKEQMLVLKERRKREIHIQKRVKVFKNPVDHDNSSICFSVYVTLDTVQSKLSKRLRRNLIGFRRNTRETSLNNFLQKFGDFLKHLPKHKTLGNEKVTGIDISIKIKKSRNDSHFPIRTQKPNINILILSKSTSQPPGILSIPKHMGTAEKKRKMSHEKPWKIPHSVSLHKIKHNSEHKFKLNTFKTNEQNSKQ; encoded by the exons ATGAAGTCAAGAAGATCTAAACCCGATATTATCATAATGCCAAAGGAACCAG AGGAATTATTGACATCACGTATGCACCAGAGCAATGAAGAAATTAATCAAAAGATGTTGAAGATTCTGCAAGATTTGGAACCAGCAGAAGTAATACCTAGGAAACTGTTAGCTTTGAAG aatcTTCAGGAGATCATTGCTCAGAAAAAGGAAAATACTTATGTATACTCAGATGTTTCAAAGAAGATTAGGCAGACTTCTGAAAAAAGAATACCTTTGAAAAAAAGAAGGAAGAGATTAATTATAGCAAAGTCAATACTAAGGGCTGCAAGAAATGATAGTTGGATATTCAGAAAATATAATAAAACACAAATATGTGTGATAGAAAACAAACAGACCAGGAAAGGCAATATTCAGAAACAAGATAGGAATATAAAATTTAGAAATCAGAACCAAACTCCTAAATGTGTCAGAGGATTATATCTTGGTGCTAACAAAGCTGAAAACCAACAAACATTAAAATatactaaaaataataaaaacagaaaagcTAACTGGAGAAAAAATAACTCAACTAGTAATGCCAAGAAAGAGCAAATGTTAGTActgaaggaaagaagaaaaagagaaatacACATACAGAAAAGAgtaaaggtttttaaaaatccagtaGATCATGATAACTCATCCATCTGTTTCTCAGTTTATGTTACACTAGATACTGTTCAGAGTAAATTATCAAAAAGACTAAGGAGAAACCTAATTGGTTTTAGAAGAAATACAAGAGAAACATCTTTGAATAATTTCTTGCAGAAATTTGGTGATTTTCTTAAACACCTTCCAAAACACAAAACACTTGGTAATGAAAAAGTTACAGGCATTGATAttagtattaaaataaaaaaatcccgaAATGACTCTCATTTTCCCATACGAACACAAAAACCaaacataaatattttaatattatcAAAAAGTACTTCTCAGCCTCCAGGAATACTGTCCATCCCAAAACATATGGGAAcagctgaaaagaaaagaaagatgtCACATGAGAAACCTTGGAAAATTCCTCATTCTGTTTCTTTGCATAAAATAAAGCATAATTCTGAGCATAAATTCAAACTCAAtacttttaaaacaaatgaacagaATAGTAAACAATAA